In one Halorubrum sp. CBA1229 genomic region, the following are encoded:
- a CDS encoding DUF2892 domain-containing protein, with amino-acid sequence MAGRKQNVGRRDRIARGVLAPIAAAVALWLYYSMPREPLTLAVTGGLAVLVLILGAGAVTGTCGVYAALGIDTCRCEDEYAGGSTWG; translated from the coding sequence ATGGCTGGGAGAAAGCAGAACGTCGGCCGTCGCGACCGGATCGCACGGGGGGTGCTGGCGCCGATCGCGGCGGCAGTCGCCCTCTGGCTCTACTACTCGATGCCCCGAGAGCCGCTCACGCTGGCCGTTACGGGCGGGCTGGCGGTCCTCGTCTTGATTCTCGGAGCCGGTGCCGTCACGGGCACCTGCGGGGTCTACGCCGCGCTCGGTATCGACACCTGTCGATGCGAGGACGAGTACGCCGGCGGGAG
- a CDS encoding thioredoxin domain-containing protein, which yields MERTRRSLIAGAASVGVVGAAGCLGGGGGGNGGGSEGSDTLDTGAYDCDLSEPADPALDYRPVIGDPDADVVVKAFEDFTCGHCASYKLDHFPTVRAEYIDPGEVRYEHWDFPIPVNETWAVPVASAARGVGARNGSEAFFEFATAAYESQGSYSGEAIGAAAEAAGADPCAAIADAQFAAYEEASMSDRSEGQSIGVQGTPTIFVDGEAVEGYDAAAISAAIDSAL from the coding sequence ATGGAACGCACGCGGCGGTCTCTGATCGCGGGCGCGGCGTCGGTCGGCGTCGTCGGCGCGGCGGGGTGTCTCGGCGGCGGAGGCGGCGGCAACGGCGGGGGGAGTGAGGGCAGCGACACGCTCGACACGGGCGCGTACGACTGCGACCTCTCGGAGCCCGCCGACCCGGCCCTCGACTACCGGCCCGTCATCGGCGACCCGGACGCGGACGTCGTCGTCAAGGCGTTCGAGGACTTCACCTGCGGCCACTGCGCCTCCTACAAGCTGGACCACTTCCCGACGGTCCGCGCTGAGTACATCGACCCCGGCGAGGTGCGCTACGAGCACTGGGACTTCCCGATCCCGGTCAACGAGACCTGGGCGGTCCCCGTCGCCAGCGCGGCCCGCGGCGTCGGCGCCCGGAACGGCTCCGAGGCGTTCTTCGAGTTCGCCACGGCGGCCTACGAGTCGCAGGGGAGCTACAGCGGAGAGGCGATCGGTGCGGCCGCGGAGGCCGCCGGCGCGGACCCGTGCGCCGCCATCGCCGACGCGCAGTTCGCGGCCTACGAGGAGGCGTCGATGAGCGACCGGAGCGAGGGGCAGTCGATAGGCGTTCAGGGGACGCCGACGATCTTCGTGGACGGCGAGGCGGTCGAGGGGTACGACGCGGCGGCGATCTCGGCGGCGATCGACTCGGCGCTGTAG